The following proteins are encoded in a genomic region of Prosthecobacter sp. SYSU 5D2:
- a CDS encoding YndJ family transporter has protein sequence MKIIARRFPMPEYANLGLGVVICVIFASIKGLEPQAATWIEILLAVAVLILMPMARELQEDSEDLPVSADTEFTAAFLLILALLGIGPAWVSLALTCPWLCLRVWDAGHAVYAGFQETARTPAYLCRLSARIFPAIGAAWLVAYRAGWMPFGFDALIVLLTAAHFHHAGFTLPLMAGLCGKSLPGKMSRGSCLFILAGVPLVALGITCTHFQTLPWVEPLSVCVLVVGALGVALLQMKMAFQKGLHDGAKMLFGLSGVSLFIAMMLALGFGLRYFLPSGALSMRAMWAVHGSLNTFGFGLGGLLAWRCLHKTL, from the coding sequence ATGAAGATCATCGCCCGTCGTTTCCCGATGCCTGAGTATGCCAATCTCGGCCTGGGGGTGGTCATCTGCGTGATTTTTGCGAGTATCAAGGGACTGGAACCACAGGCAGCGACCTGGATTGAAATCTTGCTGGCGGTAGCCGTGCTCATTCTGATGCCGATGGCCAGGGAGTTGCAAGAAGACAGCGAGGATCTGCCCGTTTCCGCGGATACAGAATTCACGGCTGCCTTTCTTCTCATTCTGGCCCTGCTGGGCATCGGGCCCGCATGGGTGAGCCTTGCGCTGACCTGTCCCTGGTTATGCCTCCGGGTGTGGGATGCGGGTCATGCTGTGTATGCCGGGTTTCAGGAAACGGCGCGAACTCCGGCATATCTATGCCGGCTCTCGGCGCGGATCTTCCCCGCCATCGGGGCCGCGTGGCTGGTGGCCTACCGGGCGGGATGGATGCCGTTTGGTTTTGATGCGCTGATCGTGCTGCTCACGGCGGCGCATTTTCACCATGCCGGATTTACGCTGCCGCTCATGGCGGGGCTGTGCGGGAAGTCACTGCCGGGAAAAATGTCACGGGGGTCATGCCTGTTCATTTTGGCCGGGGTGCCGCTGGTGGCCCTCGGCATCACCTGCACGCACTTCCAGACGCTGCCCTGGGTGGAGCCGCTGAGCGTGTGCGTGCTGGTGGTTGGGGCACTGGGTGTGGCCCTGCTGCAAATGAAGATGGCTTTTCAAAAAGGGCTGCATGATGGGGCGAAGATGCTTTTTGGTCTGTCGGGAGTGAGCCTGTTCATCGCCATGATGCTGGCACTGGGTTTTGGGCTGCGCTATTTCCTTCCCTCGGGTGCGCTTTCCATGCGTGCCATGTGGGCTGTCCACGGCAGCCTGAACACCTTTGGTTTTGGCTTGGGTGGCCTTCTTGCCTGGAGATGTCTGCACAAAACCTTGTGA
- a CDS encoding DUF1990 domain-containing protein: MITRQPPSSSLLQYHLSAWQDAPLSYAHRGGVEHPPQEGFIEEVHRVRLGAGTLFYRQACRALDAWQMFPEWAVVRPSLAPQQPGQVVAMVVKIASLWWINPCRILQRWDSPDRHGFTYGTLPEHAECGEERFMVELLADGSVWYEIRAFSRPRHWLAWLGFPLARWWQLRFVRDSQAAMMRLSQPPLQPGGKA, from the coding sequence ATGATCACACGCCAGCCGCCTTCCTCATCGCTGCTGCAATACCACCTGTCTGCCTGGCAGGATGCGCCCCTAAGCTATGCCCATCGTGGAGGTGTGGAGCATCCTCCGCAGGAGGGATTCATTGAGGAAGTGCATCGGGTGCGGCTGGGAGCCGGGACGTTGTTTTACCGGCAGGCCTGCCGGGCGCTGGATGCCTGGCAGATGTTTCCCGAATGGGCTGTCGTGCGCCCTTCCCTCGCCCCGCAGCAGCCGGGACAGGTGGTGGCCATGGTGGTGAAAATCGCCAGTCTGTGGTGGATCAATCCCTGCCGTATTCTCCAGCGCTGGGACAGTCCTGACAGGCACGGTTTTACCTATGGCACGCTGCCGGAACATGCGGAGTGTGGCGAGGAACGCTTCATGGTGGAGTTGCTGGCGGACGGCTCCGTGTGGTATGAGATCCGCGCCTTTTCCCGCCCCCGTCACTGGCTGGCCTGGCTGGGCTTTCCACTGGCCCGGTGGTGGCAGCTCCGGTTTGTGCGGGATTCGCAGGCTGCGATGATGAGGCTGAGCCAGCCACCACTGCAGCCCGGTGGGAAAGCTTGA
- a CDS encoding phosphatidylserine/phosphatidylglycerophosphate/cardiolipin synthase family protein — MSDNPPADAKETPAQKSRRQRLKEGYFNLLMRRWGRMSVRGWLELGAFLLTLLILYNIFFIRRELIEYRPKHTFAIADPAFFGSAHAIADPVPIGGNKITLLHNGVGIFPPMLEAIRAAKKTINFEAFIFHSDKVGGPFLDAFAEMAQKGVEVRILLDGIGSGLGLKNEELDVLKKAGCKVAYYHPARGLRVDRINRRTHRRVLVVDGKMGFTGGAGFSEEWQGNADAPDHWREVHGQLEGPIVAKLQTAFQQHWMDATEELLSGPAHFPFLPPVGPLMAQVTTSRAFTTAPLPVIQAVAIAAAEKTIYITNPYCTPTDDFVHLLAEATKRGVDVKLIIPGKHNDQPATKSAGSQSYGKLLEAGVEIYEYRPTMIHSKTMVIDGHFSLFGTSNLDPRSSQINEEIDVSVYDVNFGAAMDRIFLDDLKLSKPYTMEDFESRSLKDRFLEWVMIPIRSQL, encoded by the coding sequence ATGAGCGACAACCCACCTGCGGATGCCAAGGAAACGCCCGCCCAAAAGAGCCGCCGACAACGGTTGAAGGAAGGCTATTTTAACCTGTTGATGAGGCGCTGGGGCAGGATGTCCGTGCGCGGCTGGCTGGAGCTGGGAGCCTTCCTTCTGACATTGCTCATCCTCTACAACATCTTTTTCATCCGCCGCGAGCTCATCGAATACCGGCCGAAGCACACCTTTGCCATCGCGGATCCCGCCTTCTTCGGCTCCGCGCACGCCATCGCAGATCCTGTCCCAATCGGAGGGAACAAGATCACCCTCCTGCACAACGGCGTAGGCATCTTCCCCCCCATGCTGGAGGCCATTCGCGCTGCGAAAAAGACTATCAACTTCGAGGCCTTCATCTTTCATTCCGATAAAGTGGGCGGTCCCTTCCTGGATGCCTTTGCTGAAATGGCGCAAAAGGGGGTGGAGGTGCGCATTCTCCTGGATGGCATCGGCTCCGGCCTCGGATTGAAAAACGAAGAACTGGACGTCCTCAAGAAGGCCGGCTGCAAGGTGGCCTATTACCATCCCGCCCGGGGCCTGAGGGTGGACCGCATCAACCGCAGGACGCACCGCCGCGTGCTCGTGGTGGATGGCAAAATGGGCTTCACCGGCGGTGCCGGCTTTTCTGAGGAATGGCAGGGTAATGCCGATGCGCCTGACCACTGGCGGGAAGTCCATGGGCAGCTCGAAGGTCCCATCGTGGCCAAGCTCCAGACCGCTTTCCAGCAGCACTGGATGGATGCCACCGAGGAGCTCCTGAGCGGCCCGGCCCACTTTCCCTTCCTACCCCCGGTGGGCCCCCTCATGGCCCAGGTCACCACCTCCCGCGCCTTCACCACTGCTCCGCTGCCAGTCATCCAGGCCGTGGCCATCGCCGCTGCGGAAAAGACCATCTACATCACCAACCCCTATTGCACACCCACAGACGATTTTGTGCATCTGCTGGCCGAGGCCACCAAGCGCGGAGTGGACGTGAAGCTTATCATCCCCGGCAAGCACAACGACCAGCCCGCCACCAAATCCGCAGGCAGCCAGAGCTATGGCAAGCTGCTGGAGGCAGGCGTCGAGATTTATGAATACCGGCCCACCATGATCCATTCCAAGACCATGGTCATTGACGGCCACTTCTCCCTCTTTGGAACCTCCAATCTGGACCCCCGCTCCTCCCAGATTAACGAGGAAATTGATGTCAGCGTCTATGATGTGAATTTCGGGGCCGCCATGGACCGGATCTTCCTGGACGATCTAAAACTGTCCAAACCCTACACCATGGAAGATTTCGAATCCCGCTCTCTGAAAGACCGCTTCCTGGAGTGGGTGATGATTCCCATCCGGTCGCAGCTATAG
- a CDS encoding D-alanyl-D-alanine carboxypeptidase yields the protein MTAFPTPKFFRWITLLALLPLTGCEDPQRELKLQWREDEVNKKEAAIIQRELLAAKEKQVMEGARLDLLAKEKSVESLQKQLAEELEKTKRVRREVEIRELRGPIPQISADRVIIVDANSDEILFEKNPDKRGAIASTTKLLTALLVVEEGDLEKIITVEQSDTQCSPVRLGIKAGEQYTRRQLLNTILVKSSNDVAQALARDNAGSVEAFVAKMNQKCLELGLQDSHYVNPHGLPARDGDEPFSTARDLSVIAKVCDKQQEIRSIVKQQSYTFKWPNGRTTQLSNTNRVLRSAGYCDGMKTGYTDAAGYCLVASGERNGRRRIVVVLNDTEGGVWRDAQALLDWALKA from the coding sequence ATGACCGCTTTCCCAACCCCCAAGTTCTTCCGGTGGATCACTCTGCTGGCCCTGCTTCCCCTGACCGGCTGTGAAGACCCCCAGCGGGAGCTGAAGCTCCAGTGGCGTGAGGATGAGGTGAACAAAAAGGAGGCTGCCATCATCCAGCGTGAGCTTTTGGCCGCGAAGGAAAAGCAGGTCATGGAAGGTGCCCGCTTGGACCTGCTCGCGAAGGAAAAGAGTGTGGAGTCCCTGCAAAAGCAGCTGGCGGAGGAGCTGGAGAAAACAAAGAGGGTGCGGCGTGAGGTGGAAATTCGTGAACTCCGCGGGCCCATTCCGCAGATCAGCGCGGACCGTGTCATCATCGTGGATGCGAATTCGGATGAGATACTGTTTGAAAAAAACCCGGATAAACGCGGCGCCATCGCCAGTACCACCAAGCTCCTCACTGCCCTGCTGGTCGTGGAGGAGGGAGACCTCGAAAAAATCATCACCGTGGAGCAGAGCGACACACAGTGCTCACCAGTGCGTCTGGGCATCAAAGCAGGGGAACAGTACACCCGCCGCCAGCTATTAAACACGATCCTGGTGAAAAGCTCCAACGACGTGGCCCAGGCTCTGGCGCGTGACAACGCGGGCAGCGTGGAGGCCTTTGTGGCCAAAATGAACCAAAAGTGCCTGGAACTGGGGCTGCAGGACAGCCACTATGTAAACCCTCACGGCCTGCCTGCACGAGATGGTGATGAACCCTTCAGCACGGCGCGGGATCTTAGCGTTATCGCGAAAGTCTGCGACAAGCAGCAGGAAATCCGCAGCATCGTCAAGCAGCAAAGCTATACCTTCAAATGGCCCAATGGCCGCACCACCCAGCTTTCCAACACCAACCGCGTGCTGCGCAGCGCCGGCTACTGCGACGGGATGAAAACGGGCTATACAGACGCTGCCGGCTACTGCCTGGTGGCCAGCGGTGAGCGCAATGGCCGCCGCCGGATCGTCGTCGTTCTCAATGACACGGAAGGGGGCGTCTGGCGTGATGCCCAGGCCCTTTTGGACTGGGCTCTGAAAGCTTGA
- a CDS encoding endonuclease/exonuclease/phosphatase family protein, with translation MDTDPPQAPRKPFLARAGQSLVDISENQGCWAVLRRFLRGLTFWTILFYVIGLVIFSLLLSRVGERNVTTAFLSFLPYSIWVLPAVPLAAAAMLFHWRMLLVLALALAWIGYDFMGWRPGGVLEPSGETLRVMSNNHGQHGNQSLQPFKNATKPDLLLMQEGRSAAGYAKDPAYAEFPHTRSLGEHTFLSRYPILEEAKLPALPGRSPKAVRFVIDWNGRRVAVYSVHLHSPRDQLSYLRWGSFLYGILGLPGTPWEDRRRELQKFWDIQMADTEIILKAVREDDLPAIVAGDFNSTPLGYIHRQITRELGDSHEGAGQGFGLTFPGKTRNPLSAGGPWMRIDYVFFSHHWQALQCITEPDRPSQHRALTATLEFKDP, from the coding sequence ATGGATACTGACCCGCCCCAGGCCCCACGAAAACCCTTTCTGGCCAGAGCAGGCCAGTCCCTGGTGGACATTTCTGAAAACCAGGGCTGCTGGGCCGTTCTCCGCCGCTTTCTGCGCGGCCTTACCTTCTGGACCATCCTCTTTTATGTTATTGGCCTGGTGATATTCAGCCTGCTGCTGAGCCGGGTCGGAGAAAGGAATGTCACCACGGCCTTCCTGTCCTTCCTCCCTTACTCCATTTGGGTTCTTCCAGCCGTGCCGCTGGCCGCCGCTGCGATGCTGTTTCATTGGCGCATGCTGCTGGTGCTGGCACTAGCACTCGCCTGGATTGGCTATGATTTTATGGGCTGGCGGCCAGGAGGAGTACTGGAACCGTCAGGGGAGACTCTTCGGGTGATGTCTAACAATCACGGTCAGCACGGCAACCAAAGCCTGCAGCCTTTCAAAAATGCAACGAAGCCCGACCTCCTGCTGATGCAGGAAGGTCGCAGTGCCGCAGGCTATGCGAAGGATCCGGCTTATGCCGAATTCCCTCACACACGGAGCCTGGGAGAGCATACCTTCCTGAGCCGCTATCCCATTCTTGAAGAGGCCAAACTGCCTGCTCTTCCGGGCAGGTCGCCCAAAGCAGTACGCTTTGTCATTGATTGGAATGGACGCCGCGTCGCGGTTTACAGTGTACATCTGCATTCTCCGCGCGACCAGCTCAGCTATCTGAGGTGGGGTTCTTTTCTTTATGGGATCCTGGGCCTTCCGGGGACTCCGTGGGAGGACCGGCGGAGAGAGCTCCAAAAGTTCTGGGACATCCAGATGGCAGATACGGAGATCATTCTGAAAGCCGTCCGTGAGGATGATTTGCCGGCGATTGTTGCTGGGGATTTTAACTCCACGCCGTTGGGTTACATTCACCGTCAGATCACCCGTGAGCTGGGGGATTCCCATGAGGGCGCAGGCCAGGGGTTTGGCCTGACCTTTCCTGGAAAGACACGCAATCCCTTGAGCGCCGGTGGCCCCTGGATGCGAATTGACTATGTGTTTTTCAGCCATCATTGGCAGGCCCTGCAATGCATCACAGAACCCGACAGGCCCTCCCAGCACCGTGCATTGACTGCCACGCTGGAGTTCAAGGATCCCTAA
- a CDS encoding SDR family oxidoreductase produces the protein MKALITGGAGFIGSHIAEALCARGASVVALDNLSLGNLDNLAWKKPGDDLEFVQGDIGDEALLAKITAGCDWVFHEGALPSVPRSVAQPLESNAQNLDGTLKVLIAARDAGVKRFMFASSSSIYGDSDAPSKYEGLPPNPLSPYALQKYASEKYCQLFHRLYGLETVGLRYFNVFGPRQAFDSPYSGVIAKYCTAMLKGERPLVFGDGLQARDFTYVDNAVSANLLAAEAPAEKVAGKFFNSAAGDSISLLQLIDELNRLTNQKLEPEFQPPRVGDVRNSLADISAAQEAMGYKVLVNWKDGVARTLEFYR, from the coding sequence ATGAAAGCCCTTATCACCGGCGGTGCCGGATTCATTGGTTCCCATATTGCCGAAGCCCTTTGTGCACGCGGTGCCAGCGTAGTAGCCCTTGACAATCTTAGCCTGGGCAACCTGGACAACCTTGCCTGGAAAAAACCGGGTGACGATCTGGAGTTCGTTCAGGGCGACATCGGCGATGAAGCCCTGCTGGCCAAGATCACCGCTGGCTGTGACTGGGTTTTCCATGAGGGCGCCCTGCCTTCCGTTCCGCGCTCCGTCGCCCAGCCTCTGGAAAGCAATGCCCAGAATCTGGATGGCACACTCAAGGTGCTCATTGCCGCCCGTGATGCCGGGGTGAAGCGCTTCATGTTCGCCAGCTCTTCTTCCATCTACGGGGATTCCGATGCCCCTTCGAAATACGAAGGCCTGCCGCCCAATCCGCTTTCCCCGTATGCCTTGCAGAAGTACGCGAGTGAAAAATACTGCCAGCTTTTCCACCGCCTTTATGGTCTTGAGACGGTCGGCCTGCGCTACTTCAATGTGTTCGGTCCCCGGCAGGCCTTTGATTCACCGTATTCCGGGGTCATTGCCAAATATTGCACCGCGATGTTGAAAGGGGAGCGCCCGCTGGTTTTTGGCGATGGGCTCCAGGCCCGCGACTTCACCTATGTGGACAATGCGGTCTCCGCCAACCTCCTGGCGGCTGAAGCTCCTGCTGAAAAGGTGGCTGGGAAATTCTTCAATTCCGCTGCGGGGGACTCCATCTCCCTGCTCCAGCTTATTGATGAGCTGAACCGTCTGACCAACCAAAAACTTGAGCCCGAGTTTCAACCCCCGCGCGTGGGCGATGTCCGCAATTCTCTGGCCGACATCTCCGCCGCCCAGGAGGCCATGGGCTACAAAGTCCTGGTGAACTGGAAAGACGGCGTCGCCCGTACGCTGGAGTTTTATCGCTGA
- a CDS encoding sugar phosphate isomerase/epimerase family protein produces the protein MSLTRRQFLPSVSAALASTSLIDWQSAQAAGVKRPIKIAVKSGMIKDGKSYLEKFAIAKEAGFDGVEPGGPFPEKDLAEIQDAIQKTGVVVPGTVCPAGGRQLGSTDEKLRQAGIELFKTSLRQTQALGGTTVLMYPGIVDEGQRYEEVYENLLKSTRALLPVAEETGVKIALENVWNNLFLSPLDAVRFVDTIGSPWCGWFFDIGNVARYGWPEHWARALGGKRIFKLDIKDYSTQKHMEKGPRAGFDCEIGEGDINFAAVMKALDEVGYSGGWISAEVKGGDVARLTDIRKRIERVLES, from the coding sequence ATGTCACTCACCCGCCGCCAATTTCTGCCTTCTGTCTCCGCAGCTCTCGCATCCACCTCATTGATAGACTGGCAGTCGGCCCAGGCAGCCGGTGTGAAAAGACCCATCAAGATCGCCGTCAAGTCCGGTATGATCAAAGATGGGAAGAGCTATCTGGAGAAATTCGCCATCGCGAAGGAGGCCGGATTTGATGGCGTCGAGCCCGGAGGCCCTTTCCCGGAAAAGGACCTGGCGGAAATCCAGGATGCCATCCAAAAAACTGGAGTGGTGGTGCCAGGAACGGTGTGTCCCGCAGGCGGAAGACAACTGGGCTCGACCGATGAAAAACTGCGGCAAGCAGGGATCGAGCTGTTTAAAACCTCCCTCCGCCAAACGCAGGCACTGGGCGGCACCACTGTACTCATGTATCCCGGCATTGTGGATGAAGGGCAGCGGTATGAAGAGGTCTATGAAAACCTGCTGAAATCCACCCGCGCGCTGCTTCCGGTGGCCGAGGAGACCGGGGTCAAAATCGCCCTGGAAAATGTCTGGAATAACCTTTTCCTGAGCCCCCTGGATGCGGTGCGGTTTGTGGACACCATCGGCAGCCCTTGGTGCGGCTGGTTTTTCGATATCGGCAACGTGGCACGCTACGGCTGGCCTGAGCACTGGGCACGGGCGCTGGGCGGCAAGCGCATCTTCAAGCTGGACATCAAGGACTACAGCACCCAAAAGCACATGGAGAAGGGTCCCCGTGCAGGCTTCGACTGCGAAATCGGCGAGGGCGACATCAACTTTGCCGCTGTGATGAAGGCGCTGGATGAGGTCGGCTACTCAGGCGGCTGGATCTCCGCCGAGGTTAAAGGTGGCGACGTGGCACGTCTGACTGACATCCGCAAGCGGATCGAACGTGTGCTGGAGTCATGA
- a CDS encoding nucleotide sugar dehydrogenase translates to MSTGSLIGIIGLGYVGLPLSLRFAQCGSQVLGLDIDSAKVDKLNAGQTYILHIPEEEINAAVSKGQFRATTDFSQARECTALIICVPTPLAAGNEPDLSYVLNTGRAIAPHLQKGQLVVLESTTYPGTTDTELREVLEAGSGLVAGVDFHLAFSPEREDPGNPLSDVSRIPKVIGGLTPACQKKAMEVYGKAIQTLVPVDSCRIAEAVKLTENIFRAVNIAMVNELKVVYDKMGIDIWEVIAAAKTKPFGFMPFYPGPGLGGHCIPIDPFYLTWKARQYGQETRFIELAGEVNTAMPAYVIQRCREALESQRKELKGSRVLLLGIAYKPNVDDDRESPAYVLWEMLESEAATVAYHDPHVPVIRPSREHGHFAGRENLPLDAETVAGFDLVLLATNHQAVDYPLIAENARLIVDTRNAFGSLLKGQPHYFKA, encoded by the coding sequence ATGTCAACAGGCTCACTCATCGGCATCATTGGTCTAGGCTATGTCGGCCTGCCCCTCAGTTTACGGTTTGCCCAGTGCGGCAGCCAGGTTCTTGGTCTGGATATTGATTCTGCCAAGGTAGACAAGCTTAACGCTGGCCAGACCTATATCCTCCATATTCCTGAGGAGGAAATCAATGCGGCTGTCAGTAAAGGACAGTTTCGTGCCACGACGGATTTTTCCCAGGCCCGAGAGTGCACAGCGCTCATCATCTGTGTACCCACTCCCCTGGCTGCGGGAAATGAACCGGACCTGAGCTATGTGCTTAATACCGGGCGCGCCATCGCCCCGCATCTTCAGAAGGGTCAGCTTGTAGTTCTGGAATCCACCACCTATCCGGGGACCACGGATACGGAATTGAGGGAAGTTTTGGAAGCGGGCTCCGGCCTCGTCGCCGGTGTAGATTTCCACCTTGCCTTCTCCCCTGAGCGTGAAGATCCGGGCAATCCCCTGAGCGATGTCTCCCGCATCCCAAAAGTGATTGGAGGGCTGACGCCAGCCTGCCAAAAGAAGGCGATGGAAGTTTATGGCAAGGCCATCCAGACTCTCGTCCCGGTGGATTCCTGCCGCATTGCGGAGGCGGTTAAGCTGACTGAAAACATCTTTCGTGCGGTGAACATCGCCATGGTCAATGAACTGAAGGTGGTCTATGACAAGATGGGCATTGATATCTGGGAAGTGATCGCCGCAGCGAAAACGAAACCCTTTGGTTTCATGCCCTTTTACCCTGGGCCCGGTCTGGGCGGGCACTGCATTCCCATTGACCCGTTTTATCTGACATGGAAAGCCCGCCAGTATGGCCAGGAAACGCGGTTTATTGAACTGGCGGGCGAAGTGAACACGGCCATGCCGGCCTACGTCATCCAGCGCTGCCGGGAGGCATTGGAATCCCAGCGCAAGGAGCTGAAAGGCAGCCGCGTCCTCCTGCTGGGCATCGCCTACAAGCCGAATGTGGATGATGACCGCGAAAGCCCTGCCTATGTGCTTTGGGAAATGCTGGAGTCTGAAGCGGCCACCGTCGCCTACCACGACCCCCACGTGCCTGTCATCCGCCCCTCCCGTGAGCATGGCCACTTCGCCGGGCGCGAAAATCTTCCCCTGGATGCAGAGACTGTGGCCGGGTTTGACCTCGTCCTGCTGGCCACCAATCACCAGGCGGTGGATTATCCCCTTATCGCGGAAAATGCCCGTCTCATCGTGGATACGCGCAATGCCTTCGGTTCTCTGCTCAAAGGACAGCCCCATTATTTCAAAGCCTGA
- a CDS encoding glycosyltransferase family 2 protein yields the protein MWLLLLIICLFLTVYAHAGYPLLMALLARLRPRPVQADGTLPAGISIVLSVFNAESRIQARLQNLLACHWQGELEILVFCDGCADATAESVAALNDPRLRAISHPQQRGKATALNESIPLCRFPVVVLCDARQDFDVEALVRLARPFSDPSVGAVSGLLEIAPSATGSGQGVDLYWKIERKLREWEGRVDSVIGCTGAIYAIRRDLFQPLHPATILDDVVVPMNIVVGGHRVLYEPAAVAYDPQTLDPVLEKKRKLRTLAGNYQMMEHFPAWLLPWENRTWWQLISHKYLRLAVPWLLVAVCIFSLAAPKSPIIWLLLAGQVMAYGAAGAGLLLPGLKGRLFTVPAGFLLLQITCLRALGAYFQARKDALILWQAVPVKSAPPVRDP from the coding sequence ATGTGGCTGCTGCTCCTGATCATCTGCCTGTTTCTGACCGTCTATGCCCATGCGGGATACCCGCTGCTTATGGCATTGCTGGCACGGCTGCGGCCAAGGCCTGTCCAGGCGGATGGCACCCTGCCCGCAGGCATCAGCATCGTTCTCAGCGTTTTTAATGCGGAGTCCCGCATCCAGGCCCGTCTGCAGAATCTGTTGGCCTGCCACTGGCAGGGTGAATTGGAGATACTGGTCTTTTGTGATGGCTGTGCGGATGCCACTGCGGAAAGTGTAGCTGCCTTGAACGATCCGCGTCTGCGCGCCATCTCTCATCCGCAGCAGCGGGGGAAGGCCACAGCGCTGAATGAGAGCATTCCGCTCTGCCGGTTTCCCGTGGTGGTGCTGTGCGATGCACGACAAGACTTTGATGTGGAGGCCCTGGTCCGGCTTGCCCGTCCATTTTCGGATCCTTCTGTCGGTGCTGTCAGCGGTCTGCTGGAGATAGCCCCATCCGCGACGGGCAGCGGACAGGGGGTGGACCTTTATTGGAAAATTGAGCGAAAGTTGAGGGAATGGGAAGGGCGTGTGGATTCCGTCATCGGCTGTACGGGCGCCATCTACGCGATCCGCCGGGATCTGTTTCAGCCGCTGCATCCGGCCACCATCTTGGATGATGTGGTCGTCCCGATGAACATTGTGGTGGGCGGGCATCGTGTCCTTTATGAGCCGGCAGCGGTGGCTTATGATCCGCAAACTCTGGACCCGGTGCTGGAGAAAAAGCGCAAGTTGCGCACGCTGGCGGGGAATTACCAGATGATGGAGCATTTCCCTGCCTGGCTGCTGCCTTGGGAAAACCGGACGTGGTGGCAACTCATCTCGCACAAGTATCTGCGGCTGGCAGTTCCCTGGCTGCTAGTGGCGGTGTGCATTTTTTCCCTGGCGGCACCGAAGTCACCCATTATCTGGCTTCTGCTGGCGGGCCAGGTTATGGCCTATGGTGCTGCGGGTGCTGGCCTGCTGTTGCCGGGGCTGAAAGGACGCCTGTTCACAGTGCCTGCGGGTTTTCTTTTGCTCCAGATCACGTGTCTGCGTGCCTTGGGAGCGTATTTCCAGGCGCGCAAAGATGCGCTCATTCTGTGGCAGGCGGTGCCGGTGAAATCTGCACCGCCGGTTAGGGATCCTTGA
- a CDS encoding class I SAM-dependent methyltransferase, producing the protein MPDPATAEFDAYASDYDAALNQGLKLTGETKEYFAEARIRWLKARLRDRQAAHSTCLDFGCGTGTSAPLLMEGFNLEQYIGFDPSGESVAQAAKDHPHGNYSFVHDADLLPKNHFDLAFCNGVFHHIPVAVRDEAFRLVHDSLKPGGWFAFWENNKWNPMVHYVMSRVPFDRDAIMLFPWEASGQLRKAGFNVALRDYLFVFPSFLKFLRPLEPALCKLPAGGQYLILAQKK; encoded by the coding sequence ATGCCAGATCCAGCCACCGCCGAATTCGATGCCTATGCCAGTGACTATGATGCTGCACTGAACCAGGGCCTGAAACTCACGGGTGAAACCAAGGAGTACTTTGCCGAAGCACGCATCCGCTGGCTCAAAGCCCGGCTCCGGGACCGTCAGGCAGCCCACAGCACCTGCCTGGACTTTGGCTGCGGTACCGGAACTTCTGCCCCGCTTTTGATGGAGGGTTTCAATCTGGAACAGTACATCGGTTTTGACCCCTCTGGAGAATCCGTGGCTCAGGCGGCTAAAGACCATCCCCATGGGAACTATTCGTTCGTCCATGATGCGGATCTGCTGCCCAAGAACCATTTTGATCTGGCTTTCTGCAACGGTGTCTTTCACCACATCCCGGTGGCCGTACGGGATGAGGCCTTCCGCCTTGTCCATGACAGTTTAAAGCCAGGGGGCTGGTTTGCCTTTTGGGAAAACAACAAATGGAATCCCATGGTGCATTATGTGATGAGCCGGGTGCCTTTTGACCGGGATGCCATCATGCTCTTCCCCTGGGAGGCGTCCGGCCAGTTACGGAAGGCCGGCTTCAATGTGGCGCTGCGGGACTATCTGTTTGTGTTTCCCTCCTTCCTGAAGTTTCTGCGTCCTCTGGAGCCTGCCCTCTGCAAGCTGCCGGCTGGCGGCCAGTATCTCATTTTGGCCCAAAAGAAGTGA